One genomic window of Gossypium hirsutum isolate 1008001.06 chromosome D11, Gossypium_hirsutum_v2.1, whole genome shotgun sequence includes the following:
- the LOC107890093 gene encoding disease resistance protein RPV1 yields the protein MLSLPSTSSSISRKKYDVFLSFRGEDTRKNFTDHLYDALKRSGIITFRDDPKLEAGEEIAPELFKAIQQSWCSVIVFSESYASSGWCLDELSEIVKQKKDKGRVFPVFYDVDPSDLRKQKGKVEEDFTEHEKRYDEDKVRRWRNALTQVANIKGWHLNHRHETEFIGDIVRKISAKLCETYPIVHDELVGISSRLEELYAKIDIGEDDVRIIGICEMGGIGKTTLARLASTQMSPHFEGKSFLADVREVSNTRGLVSLQKQLLSQILPEECFNFFNVHEGNAIINHRLSNKKVLVVLDDVDNLQHLKCLVGRRNWFGLGSRIIVTTRDEHLLRSYGVDDVYKPTTLNAHEALQLFNLKAFNGETRLENDFSDLSKRVLKYTGGLPLALEVLGSFLCGRDVAQWRSAIERLERDSNKEILDRLQISFDGLDQTEQDIFLDIACFFNGKMKDFVMKVLNGCEFFPDIGIDVLIKKSLLTVDEHKRLRMHDLLQEMGRKIVREKSVVEPGKRCRLWAERDVYHVLTKNTGTEMIEGMIIDNKREMNKTLTLSADAFLKMKRLRLLKVLCCSNCCDFTYLSNELRLLDWTRYPLKSLPSSFQPKNLVALLLSYSNIEQLWKENIPLYKLKVLNFKGSENLIKAPDLTTAPNLEILVLKGCTRLLDIHPSVGNLSSLVLLNLKDCRNLGSVPGSIGGCKSLKSLNLSGCYKVEYLPENLQQLEFLEELDLSKTALRKPPSFISQLKNLQFLSFNGSKAIQRGRINSMTSMLPSLLGLSSLQRLNLRDCNLFDIPSDICCLYSLKELELSGNNFTSIPSSLFNLVYLGLSSCKELKSLPELSKVYTSVGWSTITCIDCYRLAENIDALTLLKKHLKVFGNTGKRFNFILPGSEIPEWFSQQRGDSSIKVDLPQEVWNDNQWMGVALCCIFVSDDASRVEELHFRAVSGLSNFKGRNPREFMMGFGTFPAGKPVMTDHIFIRYSSRDEMYRYSWTTDWLDQECEELEFSFVRGPFTLNSVKVKKCGVRLVYERDLEEMEQIQELHSSQCCENLEDTATLCR from the exons ATGTTGTCATTGCCTTCAACTTCATCCTCCATTTCTAGAAAGAAATATgatgttttcttaagttttagAGGTGAAGATACTCGCAAGAACTTCACTGATCATCTTTATGATGCTCTGAAAAGGAGCGGAATAATCACCTTCAGGGATGATCCAAAGCTGGAGGCCGGCGAAGAGATCGCGCCAGAACTGTTTAAAGCCATTCAGCAATCATGGTGCTCCGTAATCGTATTTTCAGAATCTTATGCTTCTTCGGGTTGGTGCTTGGACGAACTTAGTGAGATTGTTAAGCAGAAAAAGGACAAGGGTCGTGTTTTTCCAGTTTTCTATGACGTGGATCCATCTGATTTGAGAAAACAGAAAGGAAAAGTTGAAGAAGACTTTACGGAACATGAAAAGAGATATGATGAAGATAAGGTCCGAAGGTGGCGAAATGCTTTGACTCAAGTCGCAAACATTAAGGGATGGCATTTAAATCACAG GCATGAAACCGAATTTATTGGAGACATCGTTAGAAAGATATCAGCAAAATTATGTGAAACATATCCAATTGTCCATGATGAGTTGGTTGGAATTAGTTCACGCTTAGAGGAGTTGTATGCAAAAATAGATATTGGTGAAGATGATGTCCGTATTATTGGAATTTGTGAAATGGGTGGCATCGGTAAAACAACTCTTGCAAGACTTGCTTCCACTCAAATGTCTCCTCATTTTGAAGGTAAAAGCTTTCTTGCTGATGTTAGAGAAGTTTCAAACACACGTGGACTTGTTTCGTTACAGAAACAACTTCTTTCCCAAATCTTGCCTGAGGAATGCTTTAATTTCTTCAATGTTCATGAAGGGAATGCCATAATTAACCACAGGTTATCTAACAAAAAGGTTCTTGTTGTTCTTGATGATGTTGATAACCTACAACACTTAAAATGCTTGGTTGGGAGGCGTAACTGGTTCGGTTTAGGGAGCAGAATCATTGTAACAACAAGAGATGAACATTTGCTCCGATCTTACGGAGTTGATGACGTGTATAAGCCTACAACATTGAATGCACATGAAGCACTCCAACTTTTCAATTTGAAAGCTTTTAATGGTGAGACAAGGCTAGAAAATGATTTTAGTGATCTTTCTAAACGTGTTTTAAAATATACCGGAGGTCTTCCCTTAGCTCTTGAAGTTTTGGGTTCCTTTTTGTGTGGCCGAGATGTAGCCCAATGGAGAAGTGCAATAGAAAGACTTGAAAGAGATTCTAACAAAGAAATTCTTGACAGACTTCAAATAAGCTTTGATGGATTGGACCAAACTGAGCAGGACATATTTTTAGATATAGCATGCTTCTTTAACGGGAAGATGAAAGATTTTGTAATGAAAGTATTAAATGGTTGTGAGTTTTTTCCTGACATTGGAATTGATGTTCTTATTAAAAAATCTCTACTAACAGTTGATGAACACAAAAGATTGCGGATGCATGACTTACTACAAGAAATGGGAAGAAAAATTGTTAGGGAAAAATCTGTTGTTGAACCTGGAAAACGTTGCAGATTGTGGGCAGAAAGAGATGTTTATCATGTGCTAACAAAGAACACT ggtacAGAGATGATTGAAGGCATGATCATCGATAATAAAAG ggagatgaacaaGACTCTCACTTTGAGTGCGGATGCCTTCTTAAAGATGAAAAGATTAAGACTACTTAAAGTCCTTTGTTGTTCAAATTGTTGTGATTTTACGTATCTTTCTAATGAGCTACGGCTTTTAGATTGGACGAGATATCCTTTAAAATCCTTGCCTTCAAGCTTCCAACCAAAAAATCTTGTTGCACTTCTCCTATCTTATAGCAACATTGAACAACTATGGAAAGAAAACATA CCCCTGTATAAGTTGAAAGTGCTCAACTTCAAAGGGTCCGAAAACCTGATCAAGGCACCGGACTTAACAACTGCCCCAAatcttgaaattttggttttgaAAGGTTGTACTAGATTATTAGATATTCATCCATCTGTTGGAAATCTGAGCAGTCttgttttgttaaatttgaaaGATTGCAGGAACCTTGGGAGTGTCCCAGGGAGCATAGGTGGGTGTAAAAGTTTAAAAAGTCTTAATCTTTCTGGTTGTTATAAAGTTGAATATTTGCCAGAGAATTTGCAGCAACTAGAGTTTTTGGAAGAGCTTGACTTAAGTAAAACAGCCTTACGAAAACCACCATCCTTCATTTCTCAATTAAAAAATCTTCAATTTTTGTCATTCAACGGGAGCAAGGCAATTCAAAGAGGAAGGATAAATTCCATGACATCGATGTTACCTTCATTGCTAGGTTTGAGTTCATTACAAAGACTGAATCTAAGAGACTGCAATCTTTTCGATATTCCTAGTGATATTTGTTGTCTATATTCATTAAAAGAACTTGAGCTTAGTGGTAACAACTTCACCAGCATACCTTCGTCTCTTTTCAATCTTGTATATCTTGGATTGTCGAGTTGCAAGGAGCTTAAATCTTTGCCTGAACTATCAAAAGTATACACTTCAGTCGGTTGGTCTACGATAACTTGTATTGACTGCTACAGATTGGCTGAGAACATCGATGCCTTAACATTGCTGAAAAAGCATCTAAAG GTATTTGGAAATACAGgaaaaagatttaattttattctaCCTGGAAGTGAAATCCCAGAATGGTTTAGTCAACAAAGAGGTGACTCTTCGATTAAGGTAGATTTGCCTCAGGAAGTTTGGAATGATAATCAATGGATGGGAGTTGCTTTGTGCTGCATTTTTGTCAGTGATGATGCTTCAAGGGTTGAGGAACTCCATTTTAGAGCTGTATCTGGACTTTCTAATTTCAAGGGTAGAAATCCTCGAGAGTTCATGATGGGTTTCGGGACTTTCCCGGCTGGTAAACCCGTAATGACGGACCACATTTTCATTAGGTATTCCTCGCGTGACGAGATGTATCGATATTCATGGACAACAGATTGGTTAGATCAGGAATGCGAAGAACTTGAGTTCTCATTCGTAAGAGGCCCGTTTACCTTGAACAGTGTTAAGGTGAAGAAGTGTGGTGTTAGATTAGTGTATGAGAGAGATTTGGAAGAGATGGAACAAATACAAGAGCTGCATAGTAGTCAATGTTGTGAAAATTTGGAAGATACCGCAACACTCTGCCGATGA